The genomic stretch GCGCTGGAATGCGGTTCGAATCTCAACAAGGTTGTTACAGAGGCGTTGGAGCAATATCTTCCGACGCATTCGCCATGCAGCAATTCGGATTGAGAAAGAAGATGATTTAATCGAATGGTACTTTTATGGATATTGAAGATCCCAGTGAACAGGTCCGAAAGGAACTCGAACAACAGCTCACCGAATTTGAGAAATTCCTGCAAGCAAAGTTGAAGTCCCGCACGGTGTATGGGCATGCGGTGGTTATCGGCAACCTCATCGACTTTCTCTGCTTCGATTGCGGGGTCACGCGGTTTCAGGATATCCGACGGGGCATGGTGTGCAGCCGGTTTCGGCGGTGGTATTGCAGCAACATGCAAGATCGGACGGAGAGTCAGGTAAATACCTCGGTCAGGAAGTTCTTTCATTTTCTGGCGACTGAACAGGGTGTTTCTGTTGGGACGGATGTGTTGGTTGGGTTAAAAATTACCGGTTAATCTTTATTTGAATAGAGGAGATTTAATCATGCGTACATTTGAGGTGAAGGTAATAAAAAATGAAAAAGAATTCACTGGGGAAGCTACTGTTGTAGGTAAAACTCTTACTGTGTCTTCGGTGAATTTAGGCAGCAGGACGGCTTCAACTTCGTCAAATAATCAATTTCTTGCCAAACTCCTTCTTGAGGAGTTAATCGATGAAAATCAAAAGAGAATGGGATAATAAAATATTTCATGAATAATATGCAAAAAACTAAAAAATATTGTAATAAATGTTCGCAAGATACATGGCATATTGTACTTTTCTTCAAAGAATATATTGATGAGGATTATTTCGATAATGATCGTCCACAATATTATCAAGAGTATAAATATTCATTAATTGAATGTTGCGGTTGTGAAAATATATCGCTATTTCTTGATACAGACGGAGTTGAAGGAAGTCATAAAGAATATTACCCTCCTTTAACATTTAGAAGAAAACCTGAATGGTTCATACATATTATATGGCAAAACCTAACTGATAATACTAATGCAGATTTAATTGATGAAATATATATTGCATTGAAAACGAATATGCCACGTTTGGCAGCAATGGGAACACGTGCATTAATAGAAAATATAATGATAGAAAGCATCGGAGATCAAGGAAATTTTAATAAAAATTTAAACAAATTTGAATCCAACGCGGGCCTTGCCCGCAACCCAATTACCGTATGAAGTAGAGCCGTTCCTGATGTAAAATGAAAGTAGCCAATAACTTTCAGGATATAAGGAGGAACGACTCATGAAATCATTAATAGACAGGTTCTCCAGTTCAGTCAAGGGCGTACTCTCAGGATTTGATCGTATCGTTTTCAAAGGATGGATTCTTCCCCTGATGTCCGCCTCCCAAGTCATGAGCTTTTGGGCTCTAAAGGCGTACTCAACAAAGACTACAAAAACTGGATGGTTGCCCGAACAAAAGATGTAGTCGACACTGCTGATCAATATGCTCGTGATAACTCCGGGCAATCCATTATCCATATTCCGACATGGCGTATTCGAAAAGAAGAACTTGCCCATGAACGCCAACAGCAGGAACAGATTGAAAGTGGTCTGATCGGCGTGTGGTCCTGTATGGAAAGTGCCTCATCTTATCGGGCTGTGTATTGCAACCAGGCGGGTTTTCCACAAATCAGAAATTATCAAACCCAATGTAAGCATCTGTATTTCTACTTTGATGACTGTGAATTCGGTTTTATGAACATACGGCTGCAGACTTGGTTTCCCTACCATATTCAAATGTGCCTCAACGGTCGTGAATGGCTGCGCCGGGGACTTGAAAAAGAAGGTGTGGGATTTCATGTTCACGGAAACAAGTTTCTGCACATTGCTGATTATCAAAAAGCGCAACAACTGCTTGACGAACAGCTGAACACCCGTTTTACGGATATGCTTGACGGCTTTACGCAACGAATTTTTCCAGGAATGGAAGATATCCTAGGGCCGCATCTCTCTTATTATTGGACCTTATGGCAGAGCGAGTGGGCCACGGATCTTATTTTCGACAACCCCGATTCCTTGAAAGCTCCTATGGATGCTCTTTTGCGACACGCACATATAATCGGAACGAGTACCCGTGTCTTGCGTTACCTTGATCGACCTTTGACCAAAGCCGGTCGTCCTGATGGCCGTTCTCATGATACCGTCATGACACGCCTCACGGATTTCAATGACGGTATACGTATTCGTCATTGGGTTGATAAAAATTCTGTCAAATTGTACAACGAACAGAATAATATGCGAGTAGAAACAACCATCAATGATCCTGGAAAATTTAAAGTATTTCGCCATAAGCAGGGTCAGGATGAAAACGAACCGAAACAGCGAATGCCCATGCGCAAAGGCGTAATGGATATACCGTTGCGGGCATCGGTTTCTCAGGACGTCAATAACCGCTTTATGGATGATCTTGCGACGTTGGAGGAAAAAACTCCGATCCGTAATTTCATGGAGGAGTTGACTGCTCATATAACGAAAAACGGTCGTCGATTTCGCGGCCTTGATCCGGTCGGTAAGGACCAAGAACTGCTTCTTGCGCTCTCCGATCCCGCATACATGATTTCCGGTCTAACGAACAAAATGCTTCGGGAGCGGTTGTCGGACACTCCTTTCGGCTCCGGCCGCACGGACAAACAGTTATCAGCCAAAATAAGCCGTCACCTGCGGCTGTTGAGAAGTCACGGGATTATCCGAAAACTTCCCCGACAGAATCGATACCAGGTGACCGTCAAGGGGATGCGGTTGAGTAACGCTCTGAATGCGTTGCTGGCGGCATCCATTGAAAATCTTATAAAAATTGCCGCTTGATTTTCTTGTTTTTTGTGACAGAAGTTGAGGAGTAAGGCACTAAAGGATATATTTCTAAAATACAGAAGGAGGCTATCGATTCTGTTTTACAGGCAGGTCATGCAGCTATTCATAGAAAGTTTAAACCAACCCAAGATAATCTCACTCAATTGATTGATATAACGGAAAATATAATTGAATCAATATATATTAATAAAATTAACGCAGATAAAATCGTCGTACCGCCAAGACATAAACAATCAAAATCCGTAAAATAGAAACGTCATACAGGCCCCTGACATGTTTTTCTAGCTGATAGGTTATTTGCTTAATTTTACGGCAGAAAAAAATGGACATAAAGTGGACATTTGAAATCTTTCTCCGACATCCTGCCCGCTTTTCTTCATTTTAATCATTTCATAACACTTTGTTTTTTTTCATTTTTCTTTTTTTGTCCGAAAAAGTACTCTACCAAAAACCAAAAATATCCGGGGTGCAGATCAACGGTTTCTGGAAATAGCAAACCTTATGCTTCTGGTAACCCTAAGTAATGTCAGCTTATTTGCCTTGTGTCCATTTTATCGAAAGGCTGTCAGGGGCCTGTCTTATCTATACTTTTCATAGTAATTCAAAGACAAACCTCATTCTTCTCGAAGAAATCAATCCCGCCCGCTCTCCTCCCTGGTCAGGGTCTGAAACGAATCAGGATGCTTCAGGTTGAATTCATGGGCATGCTGGAGAAAATCAGGGTCAAAACCTTCTCTGCGTATACAATCAATCAACTCGGTAAATTCCTTACTCTGTTTCACCGCCGTGCTGCTCACGGTGTCGGGCAGCTGATAATCCGCTGTGATCTTCGCCCCTCGATTGACCTGACCGCCGCTTCCCCGATCATCAGTATAATACTGGGATAATACAATAAGTCTCGTACCAAGAAAAGCGGCTTCTGCCAGATCATGGGTGACAAAAAAGACGGTCATCTTCTCCTGCTCCCAGAGTTCCATCAGAAACAGCTGCATATCCTCTCTGGTGTCCGGATCAAGAGCACCAAAGGGTTCGTCCATGACCAGAATTTTCGGCTTCATGATCAGGGACTGCCCGATAGCCACCCGCTGCTGCATCCCGCCTGACAGCTCATGGGGATATTTATTGCCATGCTCGGCCAGCCGGATTTTCTCCAGCATCGCCGTTGCCTCATCTTGAATTTCTTTGCCCGACATCTCCTTTGATCCCGGTCGTCCGCCGAGCCGCAGGCCCATGCTCACGTTATCCAGCACGGTCAGGTGGGGAAAAAGAGAATATCTCTGAAAAACAATCCCTCGATGGATGTCGGGCGGCCCCACGCTTTCCTGTTCGAGCAGAACTCGGCCTGCCGTGGGTATCTCGGCCCCGACTATCAGCCGCAACAGGGTTGATTTCCCACAGCCGCTGGGTCCGACCACCGTGCAGAATTCCCCCCTGCTGACCTGAAAATCAATATTATCCAGGATCACCTTGCCGTTATATTCCTTGTACACATCGATAATTTGGAGAAAACCGGACTGAGAACTCATTTATTACCTCCGCTGGCGGCATACCAGGGATAAAAACAACTCATTATATGGCGAAGCAGCCAGTCCATCACAAAACCCAAAAAGGTTATCCACAGCACATAGGGTAAAATCACATCCATAGCCAGATAGCGGCGCACCAAAAAAATCCGGTATCCCAGGCCGCTGCTGGCGGCAATGGCCTCGGCCGCGATAAGAAAGAGCCAGGCCGAACCAAGGGAAAGCCGAACCGCCTCAATGAGCCTGGGCATAATCTGGGGCAGAATAATCCGATAGGCGAGCTGAAACTGAGAGGCACCCAGGGTGGCGGCCTTAGTCAGCTGTTCATGGGGGAGTTTATAGACCGCCAGCCGGATATCCCTGGTGATCAACGGAAAAATCCCGAGAAAAATCAGCACGATTTTTGCCGCTTCATCCACGCCGAAACTGATAAAGAGGATGGGAAGAACAGATAGCGGGGGAATCATGGAGATAAAGGTGATAAACGGATTCAGGGCCGCATTGATGCCCGGAAACAGGCCTATATTAAGACCGAGCAGGAGAGCTGTAAGAGCGGCAAGTCCTGTACCGATAAGCAGACGTTTCATGCTGGCAAGGGTGTCGTTCAGCATCAGATAGCTGCCGGTCCGGCGATTTTTCTCAAAGGCCATATGCTTGACCGCAGCAGTCATCTGAGAAATCTTCGGCAAGAGCTTATCCGCCGGATTATCCCTATGGCGGATTTCCGAGGCACCCAGATAGACAACCAGCAGAAGAGCAAAGGGCAGCACCGCCAGCACGATGCTGAACACCTTGCCGGGCCGGGCGTGAATCCCCAAAAAACGGGGCGGTTTTCGTGTGGGTTGTTCCGGTGTTTTTGCCACGACAGTTCTACTCCCTGCTGTTGCGTGTTAGGTTGCCTGTTTATGATGATGATTTTTTTTCGGGACGCTGTAGGGGCAGGTCCCCGTGCCTGCCCGGTCCGATTCGGTCTTCCGGGAAATTCAGGGCGAACACAGGGGTTCACCCCTACGACACATCCCCTACTGCATATATTTTGCCGTAAAACGAAGCTTGATATTGTTTTTATCGCCCAGCACAGAGCCGTCATCAAAGGCGATACCCACGATATCCGCCGAAGGGGCGGACTCGCCGTAGAGACCTTTTGCATAGGAAAACTGGCGAACCTGCTCCATAGTCTCTTTCGGCTTTGCTGATGCGGCAAAAGCGGCGGCATCTGCGGCCTTGTAGAACATGGCTGTAGTCGCGAGCTGCTGCTTAAATTCTTCAACCGTGCCGCCGGAGGCCTGGGCCATAGAGGCGATAGCCTCTTCTTTTTTCGGGCCGTCGCTCTCCATGATCGCCATAACTTCGTACCAGGCACCCACCAAGGCTTTTTTCAGCGCTTCCGGCGCATCGGATCGGACAACCATCAGGTCGATAATCTCACCGGGAATGCTTGAGGAATCAAAGACCCGTACCGATCCGGGGGCCCGCAAGGCCTGCATCAGGGGCGGGTTCCAGGTGACGGCGGCACCTTCGGGATCAGCAGTAAAAAGAGCTGCGATATCCGCATCGCTGGTATTGATCAGTTTGACATCCTGTTCGCTCATGCCGTTCATATCCAGGGCCCTGGCCAACAGGTAATGGGACACGGAAAGTTCCACCAGAGTGATCGGGCGTCCTTTCAGGTCTGTTATCTTTGTCCCCTTTTTCATGATAATACCGTCGTTGCCATTGGAAAAATCACCGACAATCACGGCGGTCGAGTCAATTCCTCCCACTGCGGGGATAGTCAGGGCATCCATATTGGTCATGGTGCAGGCAGCAAATTTCCCTGTGGTATAGAGATTGATAGACTCAATATAATCATTAACCAAGGTCAACTCGATCTCAATATTATGCTTATCCGCCCATTTCTTGAGAATACCGCTCTGTTGGGCATATCCCCAGGGCTCCCAGCCAGCGTAATGCGACCAGGCAATATCGAATTTCTCTTTTTTCTCCGCTGCCTGAAGCGGGGAAATGAAGAAAAACACAGCGGAAAGGACGACAGTGGCTGTAAGCAGCACGACTAGTGACTGATGTTTCATCGGATTCTCCATAGATTATTTCACTAAAAAAGCGGTGTTCCCGCCTGTATCATCTCGGCGTTGTTTCACGCAGTACAAAAGTATATAAAATATCACCATAACTCGACCTTGTCAATGGATCGGTCGGAATGCCGGGGCTACCTTGTGCCTTGCTTGCCTCTCCAGCTGCTTATGGCGTTCTTGATGCCATCCTTTTTCCCTCCAAAGCAGAAAAACATTCCAAAACCTCCTTGCATCTGCTCACCGGATAATGGTAAACAAGGCATGCATAAAAGCATAAACCCGTATTCTTATTTTCTGAGCTGCCGATTTTTACGCTATAGTTCTACACTATAGATAAGAGATCTTTTATTTCAAAGAACTGGAGAAAAATACCATGGCTGTTGTTGCCCCGTTTCGTGGCGTGCGTTACAACCCGGAAAAAATTGAACGACTGGAAGATGTCGTCACCCCGCCGTATGATGTTATTTCCACCGACGACGAGAAAAAACTGCTGCAAAAAAATCCCTATTCCATGATCAATCTGGATCTGCGCAATATCTCGCAGGGAATAACCAAGGATGACGGGCGCTACGAGCAGGCTCGGGAGCGGTTTCAAGCCTGGCAGGACAAAAACGTGCTTATTCAGGATGAGCAGCCTTCCATCTACCTCTACTATATTGACTATAACCATCCCAGCGGCAAGCGTCTGACCCGGAAAGGTATAGTCAGCCTGGTCGGTCTAGCAGAATTTGCCGAAGGCATTGTCAAACCCCATGAAAAGACCTTTTCCGGGGTGATCAGCGACCGTTTACAACTCATGGAGACCTGCAAGGCCCAGTTCAGTCAGATCTTTTCTATCTATGCAGATCAGGAGCAGGAAATCATCAGCAACCTGGAAAAGGTACGGGAAGCAGAACCCATGCTGCGGGTGGACGATCATAATGCCAACACCCATGCCCTCTGGCGAGTGACGGATAAAGAGGCCCTGAAATTTGTGTACCGCTTCTTTGCCGACAAGCCAGTGTATATTGCAGATGGACACCACCGCTATACCACAGCTCTGGATTGCCGCAGACGGGCCTTGGCCGCCAACCCTAATCTGCCTGCTGATCATCCCTGTAACTATATCATGATGTACCTCTGTGCCTGCGAGGATCCAGGCTTATCTGTTCTCCCCACCCATAGGCTGGTCCGCTGGCCCGGCCCCATGACAGGGGACCAACTCCAGGAACGGATGCAGCAGGGCATGACAGTGACAGAAGTCACGCAGGGCGGCCGCGAGACCCTGATTGCCGAGGTGCTGAACAGAATGAATGAAGCCGACAACAACGGCGGCATGCCCACCTTTGGCGTCTACCATCCCGGCGAAGATCGGGCCTTTCTCCTGCGCATGCAGGATGAGACCATCTCCCGCTCGCCTTCACTTGCTGACAAGCCCGAGGTTTTGCAGGAACTTGATGTGGTTGTCCTTTCCGACCTGCTTATTCATGATTACCTGGGTCTCAGTCATGATCAATGCGTACTGGAAGGACTGGTTAGCTACTTGAGCGACTCGGACATGGCCCTGGACGAGGCAGTCAAGGAAAGTGTGCTTCAGAGCGCTCATACCCCGTTGCTCTTTTTGCTCAATCCGACCAAGGTGGAACAGGTGCTCAAGGTGGCAGACAGCGACAACATCATGCCCCATAAGTCGACCTATTTCTATCCTAAAATCATGACCGGCCTGCTCTTGAACAAGCTGGACGACGGAGAGCATATCCAGTCGCTCGGTACAGAGGCCTGATACGTAGGGGCACGGCGCGCCGTGCCCCTACGTATCACCCAATCCGTAATTTTTTCGTGCAATAACGGGGGGGATTGCCCCTACAGCCCACATTGAAAAATCCCTTATGCCTCTGACCAACCTGACCAACGACACCCTGTTCAACGGGCGTCTTGTCTGCCGTCAGCACCGGGACGGCTACCGTTTTTCCCTGGATGCAGTGCTTCTGGCTCATTTTTGTCAACCTGCTTCCCGAGATAAGGTGCTGGATCTGGGTTGCGGCTGCGGGGTGATCGGCTTGATCCTCTGCTATCGTCACCCGGACGTACAGGTTACCGGCCTGGAGCTGCAACCGGCCTTGGCTGATCTCAGCCAGCAAAATATCCAGGCCAACAGCCTTCAAGATCGTTTTGCAGTTATCAATGGAGACCTGCGCACAATAAAACAGCACCTACGGGCGGAATCCTACGAGCTGGTGCTCAGTAATCCTCCGTATTATAAAGTCGGAGGCGGACGTATCAGTCAGGAAGATGAATGCGCCCTTGCTCGCCACGAGCTGACCGCTGATCCGGACTCGGTGATCGCGGCAGCTGCCTATGCCGTTAAAAACCGAGGCACGGTGGCCTGCATGTACCCGGCGGAACGGCTTGCCACAGTCATCGCCGCCATGATGAAAAAACGCCTGGTTCCCAAACGGATCCAGCCGGTGTACAGCTATCCAAAAGATAATCGGGCACGGCTAGTCATGATTGAAGCGATGAAAAATGGCGGAGAAGGTCTGTGCCTGTTGCCGCCGCTGTATATCTATCAGTTCCCTGATGGCCCTTATTCTACTGAGCTTGAAGCGATGTATGAAGGGTGAGGTGACGTCCCAGAGAAGCGCAGTATTAAAAATTGTTCTCTCTCCAACCCTTAACCCAATTATTCCTCGAATGCTCTTTCGTGTTATAGCTTGAAATTGCGAAGCAATATCTCTCATTTTCTCGATGGTGTGAAAAATAATACCAGCAAGTTTCTCCTTTGCTTTTTATCCGCTATCGGATAATATACTTTCATATTAGATTGTCATTTATAATGATTTCTCTATGAGAATCAAAAAAAGGAAGAGCGTTATGAAAAAAATATTGAGCGCAGCCGCAATATCAGCCCTAATATTCACAGCAAATCAAGGGCTTGCTGGCAATATGAAAATTATGCCGCCCTCCTTGGGTGTAGACTGCCCTGCTGACTGCCAGGATCAAATTGACCAGCTCAATTCCAGCCAGGCTCGTCAGGACGAACAGCTTGGAGCATTGGAGGAGAGTCAAGCCCGCCAGGATCAAGCCATAGAGGCCAATGCTGCTGATATCCAAACTAATCTGCAAGAGATTGAGAAGCTGAAAACCCGGGAAGAATATAATCCCTGGTATGTTAAAGCCACAGCCCAGCTGACCTGGATGGGTTCAATGGATCTGGACAAGGAGTCTTACGGCTTTCAAGCAGATACAGATACCGGATACGGCTTTGGCTTCTCAGCAGGACGGCAATTTGGCAATCTTCGCATTGAAGGAGAGCTTGCCACACGATCCTCTGACATCAAAGCCGAAGGGCTTTCCGATGTGACCATCAGCACTGCCATGCTGAACGGTTTCTACGGCGTCCCTGTCTACGGCCCCTTTTCTGTTTACGGGACCGCAGGTGCAGGTACAGCCAAGGTGAAAATGGCTTTTGCTAATGGCGTCGACGACAGCGAGGTAACCTTTGCCTATAAGGCCGGTGCCGGGGTGGCGATGGAAGTTGCACAGAATATGGCTGTGGATCTGGGCTATGAATATCTACGCACCGGTGATGTAGAATTCGGGCGGAACCACGATCTCCTGCGAGTTGATGACCTGAAAAATAGCGCCATTAACGCTTCTGTTCGCTACTCATTCTAAGCTGGTCCAGCTACTGCAAACCCAAGGCATAGGGTAAGCAATAAGCAATTCCGTCAACCTCTGCTCCGCACTTGCGGGGCAGAGGTTCATCCTTCTTTCATCCCCGCCTTTCCCTACATCACATGCATTTGCCTTGCTCATCCCCTTTTCACCTCCCTGGATAACGCAAGTTGATCACCACCATAAAAACGGCCAACTTCTCTCTTTGCCCTTTTCCGATTTTACAGTATCATTCAAAGATAATGATCTCCCGGCACATCAAAAGAGACAAGGCAGCAAATAGACTTCTTCAAGGTACGAAGAAAGCTGTGGAACATTGAATCCAAAGCTGAACAATAAACTTTTCACCCACAGCGTTTTTCATCTTCCCTGAATCAACACACGTTCACCAAAATACTTTTTTACTTATGGATGCTCTACCCAAAAAAATAACCGTCTCCGCCTCACAGCTCCTCACTCTCCCCTTCCTGTTTGTCCTTTGTTTTCTTTTCACCCCTCTTCATATTCAGGCTGCCCGAGCAGAACCCAGCGATATCGTGGTGAATAAAACCATGACGAGCTTTTCCAAAATACCAGGTATGACGAAACGAGAGCTGGAATACGGAAGACAGGTCATTGAACAGATGAACTATAACTCCCAGCGGATCACTCGCCACATCAGCCTCCTGCCCGGTGCAAACTTTGGCCAGTGTAAAGAGATCTGGGC from Candidatus Electrothrix communis encodes the following:
- a CDS encoding ABC transporter ATP-binding protein, with product MSSQSGFLQIIDVYKEYNGKVILDNIDFQVSRGEFCTVVGPSGCGKSTLLRLIVGAEIPTAGRVLLEQESVGPPDIHRGIVFQRYSLFPHLTVLDNVSMGLRLGGRPGSKEMSGKEIQDEATAMLEKIRLAEHGNKYPHELSGGMQQRVAIGQSLIMKPKILVMDEPFGALDPDTREDMQLFLMELWEQEKMTVFFVTHDLAEAAFLGTRLIVLSQYYTDDRGSGGQVNRGAKITADYQLPDTVSSTAVKQSKEFTELIDCIRREGFDPDFLQHAHEFNLKHPDSFQTLTREESGRD
- a CDS encoding ABC transporter permease subunit; protein product: MAKTPEQPTRKPPRFLGIHARPGKVFSIVLAVLPFALLLVVYLGASEIRHRDNPADKLLPKISQMTAAVKHMAFEKNRRTGSYLMLNDTLASMKRLLIGTGLAALTALLLGLNIGLFPGINAALNPFITFISMIPPLSVLPILFISFGVDEAAKIVLIFLGIFPLITRDIRLAVYKLPHEQLTKAATLGASQFQLAYRIILPQIMPRLIEAVRLSLGSAWLFLIAAEAIAASSGLGYRIFLVRRYLAMDVILPYVLWITFLGFVMDWLLRHIMSCFYPWYAASGGNK
- a CDS encoding putative urea ABC transporter substrate-binding protein, which encodes MKHQSLVVLLTATVVLSAVFFFISPLQAAEKKEKFDIAWSHYAGWEPWGYAQQSGILKKWADKHNIEIELTLVNDYIESINLYTTGKFAACTMTNMDALTIPAVGGIDSTAVIVGDFSNGNDGIIMKKGTKITDLKGRPITLVELSVSHYLLARALDMNGMSEQDVKLINTSDADIAALFTADPEGAAVTWNPPLMQALRAPGSVRVFDSSSIPGEIIDLMVVRSDAPEALKKALVGAWYEVMAIMESDGPKKEEAIASMAQASGGTVEEFKQQLATTAMFYKAADAAAFAASAKPKETMEQVRQFSYAKGLYGESAPSADIVGIAFDDGSVLGDKNNIKLRFTAKYMQ
- a CDS encoding DUF1015 domain-containing protein — protein: MAVVAPFRGVRYNPEKIERLEDVVTPPYDVISTDDEKKLLQKNPYSMINLDLRNISQGITKDDGRYEQARERFQAWQDKNVLIQDEQPSIYLYYIDYNHPSGKRLTRKGIVSLVGLAEFAEGIVKPHEKTFSGVISDRLQLMETCKAQFSQIFSIYADQEQEIISNLEKVREAEPMLRVDDHNANTHALWRVTDKEALKFVYRFFADKPVYIADGHHRYTTALDCRRRALAANPNLPADHPCNYIMMYLCACEDPGLSVLPTHRLVRWPGPMTGDQLQERMQQGMTVTEVTQGGRETLIAEVLNRMNEADNNGGMPTFGVYHPGEDRAFLLRMQDETISRSPSLADKPEVLQELDVVVLSDLLIHDYLGLSHDQCVLEGLVSYLSDSDMALDEAVKESVLQSAHTPLLFLLNPTKVEQVLKVADSDNIMPHKSTYFYPKIMTGLLLNKLDDGEHIQSLGTEA
- a CDS encoding tRNA1(Val) (adenine(37)-N6)-methyltransferase, which translates into the protein MPLTNLTNDTLFNGRLVCRQHRDGYRFSLDAVLLAHFCQPASRDKVLDLGCGCGVIGLILCYRHPDVQVTGLELQPALADLSQQNIQANSLQDRFAVINGDLRTIKQHLRAESYELVLSNPPYYKVGGGRISQEDECALARHELTADPDSVIAAAAYAVKNRGTVACMYPAERLATVIAAMMKKRLVPKRIQPVYSYPKDNRARLVMIEAMKNGGEGLCLLPPLYIYQFPDGPYSTELEAMYEG
- a CDS encoding porin family protein, with amino-acid sequence MKKILSAAAISALIFTANQGLAGNMKIMPPSLGVDCPADCQDQIDQLNSSQARQDEQLGALEESQARQDQAIEANAADIQTNLQEIEKLKTREEYNPWYVKATAQLTWMGSMDLDKESYGFQADTDTGYGFGFSAGRQFGNLRIEGELATRSSDIKAEGLSDVTISTAMLNGFYGVPVYGPFSVYGTAGAGTAKVKMAFANGVDDSEVTFAYKAGAGVAMEVAQNMAVDLGYEYLRTGDVEFGRNHDLLRVDDLKNSAINASVRYSF